Proteins found in one Coffea eugenioides isolate CCC68of chromosome 5, Ceug_1.0, whole genome shotgun sequence genomic segment:
- the LOC113770305 gene encoding 1-aminocyclopropane-1-carboxylate oxidase 1-like — protein sequence MENFPVINMKNLNGDKRASTMDIIKDACENWGFFELVNHGIPHEMMDTVERLTKGHYKKCMEQRFKELVASKALEGVQVEITNMDWESTFFLRHLPVSNISQVPDLDEEYRTIMKEFAVRLEKLAEELLDLLCENLGLEKGYLKKAFYGSKGPNFGTKVSNYPPCPKPELIKGLRPHTDAGGVILLFQDDKVSGLQLLKGDQWVDVPPMKHSIVVNLGDQLEVITNGKYKSVLHRVIAQTDGNRMSLASFYNPGNDAVIYPAPAVLEKEAEERKEVYPKFVFDDYMKLYAGLKFQAKEPRFELMKNVEANVTMGPIATA from the exons ATGGAGAACTTCCCAGTAATCAACATGAAAAACCTTAATGGTGACAAGAGAGCTTCCACCATGGATATTATAAAGGATGCTTGTGAAAACTGGGGTTTCTTTGAG TTGGTGAACCATGGAATCCCACACGAGATGATGGACACAGTTGAAAGATTGACAAAAGGTCATTACAAGAAATGCATGGAGCAAAGGTTCAAGGAGTTGGTGGCAAGCAAGGCTTTAGAGGGTGTACAAGTTGAGATTACTAATATGGATTGGGAGAGCACATTTTTCTTGCGCCACCTTCCTGTCTCAAACATTTCACAAGTCCCTGATCTAGATGAAGAATACAG GACCATCATGAAGGAGTTTGCTGTAAGATTAGAAAAACTGGCCGAAGAACTTCTTGATTTACTATGTGAAAATCTTGGTCTTGAGAAGGGCTATTTGAAGAAAGCCTTTTATGGTTCAAAAGGTCCCAATTTTGGCACCAAGGTTAGCAACTACCCTCCATGTCCCAAGCCAGAATTGATTAAGGGACTTCGACCACACACTGATGCTGGTGGGGTTATCTTGCTTTTCCAAGATGATAAAGTaagtggtctacaactcctcaaGGGTGATCAATGGGTTGATGTCCCTCCAATGAAGCACTCTATTGTGGTCAACCTTGGTGACCAACTCGAG GTGATTACCAATGGAAAATACAAAAGTGTGCTCCACAGAGTCATAGCTCAAACAGATGGAAATAGGATGTCACTTGCTTCATTCTACAATCCAGGTAATGATGCAGTTATTTATCCAGCACCAGCAGTACTGGAAAAAGaagcagaagaaagaaaagaagtctACCCAAAATTTGTTTTTGATGACTACATGAAACTCTATGCTGGACTTAAATTCCAGGCCAAAGAGCCAAGATTTGAACTCATGAAGAACGTGGAAGCCAATGTTACCATGGGTCCAATTGCAACTGCTTAG